The following coding sequences are from one Treponema parvum window:
- a CDS encoding ATP-binding protein encodes MKKMTEIRCNSNDPLFDKTNMLKKEFPSDWRRIRYFTLLIVQSAPFQGEEMAILEQQVCEIIKNAIKHGNKCDLTKKITVYYSFSSSHAHLIVEDEGEGFKELEKWNEFNKNRRRALEANDLKVLADYVSFKTEESASDDGGNALFAALEFWNEGIAFNEKRNSIAMYKTYPQK; translated from the coding sequence ATAAAAAAGATGACTGAAATCCGTTGTAACTCAAACGATCCCTTGTTTGACAAAACAAACATGCTGAAAAAGGAATTTCCGTCCGATTGGCGACGAATCAGATATTTTACGCTTTTAATAGTTCAGTCGGCGCCGTTTCAGGGCGAAGAAATGGCCATACTTGAGCAGCAAGTCTGCGAGATAATAAAAAATGCAATAAAACACGGCAATAAATGTGATCTTACAAAAAAAATAACCGTCTATTATTCTTTCAGCAGCTCTCACGCCCATCTGATCGTAGAAGACGAAGGCGAAGGATTTAAAGAACTTGAAAAATGGAACGAGTTTAACAAAAACCGCCGCCGCGCCCTTGAAGCAAACGATCTTAAGGTGCTCGCAGACTATGTTTCTTTTAAGACAGAAGAAAGTGCCTCCGATGACGGAGGTAACGCCCTTTTTGCCGCATTGGAATTTTGGAACGAAGGAATAGCGTTTAACGAAAAAAGAAACTCTATTGCTATGTACAAAACCTATCCCCAAAAATGA
- a CDS encoding xanthine dehydrogenase family protein — protein MLKKKTDKTKAPHTSISDEFYSDIDLPGTLYAAVIRSPSDSGLFAGLETPVLPEGYGIFTAEDIPGEKKVKIMNTQIPVFSDARIQYFGEPVGIITGPDERILSKLKKQVHVIIHDADEGKVEAKLLKEKEIKTGIALKNLKAFDELFSRADKSVSGSWNSSLQMPSYSEPEGVFCHINNGILSVCTPTKWIKNLRNTLASVLNFSSEKISITKTVTQQYTKNGSWKNAIISAQAALAAFKTGKPIKLCFSEEEQRKFIDQGLPIEISYKTAIDKEGRISAMDIAIKINASAQCIFIDEMIDMLMIASCGVYNIKNLRIKAKVYDSKLPPSPQNINDTAAQAFFALENQMNNIAAVMDIQPHELRTKNMCPVGKKSFMPFKLALPETEKILESVINVSDFKRKFVTYRIDCEERIKSPEFQRFALRGIGLASAFNGSGSFAIGGFSNDYKIDVTLESDSTLTIHALPPSQTVTEIWKKTAAEILGLDVSNIRIDSIFENDREPSLPENVYSNLSEITQLLKKCCTAIQSKRFRNPLPISVSRSASSSQKKQWYPETLTGQPFTGSAFASTAVELELDPCTFQCKLKGIWITIDAGEILVTEAAQNNVYLEIDRVLCMLFENEKLDCPKISVNFIDSQDDPKQVQGLVLNTLPAAFMSALSQAMAQQINVLPIATNYLSLKENFKIRENFEKDENAHKNNKTEQKIPETAEGKQ, from the coding sequence ATGCTTAAAAAAAAGACGGATAAAACAAAGGCGCCTCATACGTCTATTTCGGATGAATTTTACAGCGACATTGACCTGCCCGGCACGCTTTATGCGGCCGTCATCCGAAGCCCGAGCGATTCGGGGCTCTTCGCAGGGCTTGAAACACCTGTGCTGCCGGAAGGATACGGCATATTTACTGCAGAAGACATACCGGGTGAAAAAAAAGTTAAAATCATGAATACACAAATACCCGTCTTTTCTGACGCTAGAATCCAATATTTCGGAGAACCTGTGGGCATAATAACAGGGCCGGACGAAAGAATTCTGTCGAAACTCAAAAAACAAGTGCATGTGATCATTCACGATGCGGACGAGGGAAAGGTTGAAGCAAAACTTTTAAAAGAAAAAGAGATAAAAACGGGAATCGCATTAAAAAATCTTAAAGCCTTTGACGAACTCTTTAGCAGAGCGGATAAGAGCGTGAGCGGCAGTTGGAATTCCTCTCTTCAAATGCCTTCGTATTCCGAACCGGAAGGTGTTTTTTGCCATATAAATAACGGTATCCTAAGCGTATGCACCCCCACGAAGTGGATAAAAAACCTGAGAAACACCCTTGCATCGGTACTGAATTTCAGCTCTGAAAAAATTTCAATCACAAAAACCGTAACTCAGCAATACACAAAAAACGGCAGCTGGAAAAATGCAATTATTTCAGCGCAGGCGGCTTTGGCGGCCTTTAAGACCGGCAAGCCTATAAAATTGTGTTTTTCCGAAGAAGAGCAGAGAAAATTCATAGATCAGGGCTTACCGATCGAAATATCATATAAAACGGCTATAGACAAGGAAGGCAGAATAAGCGCGATGGACATTGCGATAAAAATAAACGCAAGCGCGCAATGCATTTTTATCGATGAAATGATCGATATGCTTATGATCGCTTCGTGCGGTGTTTACAACATAAAGAATTTACGCATAAAGGCAAAAGTCTACGATTCAAAGTTACCGCCTTCGCCTCAAAATATAAACGATACGGCGGCACAGGCTTTTTTTGCGCTGGAAAATCAAATGAACAATATAGCGGCCGTGATGGATATTCAGCCGCACGAGCTTCGCACAAAAAACATGTGTCCGGTCGGCAAAAAAAGCTTTATGCCGTTCAAACTCGCGCTGCCGGAGACTGAAAAAATTCTCGAATCCGTTATAAACGTTTCCGATTTTAAAAGAAAATTCGTCACTTACCGTATCGACTGCGAAGAAAGAATAAAATCTCCGGAATTTCAAAGATTCGCCCTGCGCGGGATAGGACTTGCCTCCGCTTTCAACGGATCGGGATCTTTCGCAATTGGAGGTTTTTCAAACGACTACAAGATAGACGTAACGTTGGAGAGCGACAGCACCCTAACGATACACGCGCTTCCTCCCTCTCAGACCGTAACGGAAATATGGAAAAAAACTGCGGCTGAAATTCTCGGACTGGACGTTTCAAATATCCGCATAGACAGCATATTTGAAAACGATCGGGAACCTTCGTTACCTGAAAATGTTTACAGCAACTTAAGCGAAATTACTCAGCTCTTAAAAAAATGTTGCACAGCCATACAAAGCAAACGGTTCAGGAATCCTTTACCCATATCGGTTTCAAGATCCGCTTCTTCCTCGCAAAAAAAACAATGGTATCCTGAAACCCTTACCGGACAGCCGTTCACCGGCAGCGCATTCGCTTCGACGGCGGTGGAACTTGAATTGGACCCGTGTACTTTCCAATGTAAGCTTAAAGGAATATGGATAACGATAGACGCAGGAGAAATATTGGTTACGGAAGCGGCGCAAAATAACGTGTATCTTGAAATAGACCGCGTTCTTTGTATGCTTTTTGAAAACGAAAAACTCGACTGCCCTAAAATATCGGTAAATTTTATCGATTCTCAGGACGATCCCAAGCAAGTGCAAGGCTTGGTTCTAAATACGCTGCCGGCGGCATTTATGTCGGCGCTTTCGCAGGCGATGGCTCAGCAGATAAACGTTTTGCCGATAGCGACAAATTATTTGTCTTTAAAAGAAAATTTTAAAATACGGGAAAATTTTGAAAAAGACGAAAACGCCCATAAAAATAATAAAACGGAACAAAAAATTCCTGAAACAGCGGAAGGGAAACAATGA
- a CDS encoding FAD binding domain-containing protein: MDEDKIQVFSAETLNDVFYHIKTVAGLKITGSCTKTSPLPEKLLSTCSIKELTEITRKENYIETGAAVTLGKLTALGNSKLPKVLYEAITSIATPHIRNIATIGGNVCLFPVRGTLFAPLLALDAGFVLQNEEETLTVPAVKFLSVPNSHVLTKIRIPTEDWDISEFHRAGASHHLLETSSSYAFLANAENDILTKIRFAFSGLHTFRSISLENKIEGSRLPLEEKSVSDFIKDAGDEFDKIFEEGRDPSPVKKEFLRFVAYSLKKLS, from the coding sequence ATGGACGAAGATAAAATTCAGGTTTTTTCAGCGGAAACTTTAAATGACGTATTTTATCACATAAAAACCGTGGCCGGGCTTAAAATAACGGGAAGCTGCACAAAAACCTCGCCTCTGCCTGAAAAGCTGCTTTCAACGTGCTCGATTAAAGAATTGACGGAAATAACAAGAAAAGAAAACTACATTGAAACAGGGGCAGCAGTTACATTAGGAAAATTGACGGCATTAGGAAATTCAAAACTGCCTAAGGTTTTGTATGAAGCGATCACAAGCATTGCAACTCCGCACATAAGAAACATCGCTACGATCGGCGGGAATGTGTGCCTTTTTCCTGTGCGTGGAACATTATTCGCGCCGCTTCTTGCGTTGGACGCAGGGTTTGTTTTACAGAACGAAGAAGAAACTCTAACCGTTCCCGCAGTTAAATTTTTATCCGTTCCGAATTCACACGTGCTCACAAAAATAAGGATACCTACCGAAGACTGGGATATTTCCGAATTCCACAGAGCGGGAGCTTCTCACCACCTTTTGGAGACATCGAGCTCTTACGCATTTTTGGCAAACGCGGAAAACGACATTTTAACAAAAATAAGATTCGCCTTTTCAGGTCTTCACACTTTTAGAAGCATAAGCCTTGAAAACAAGATCGAAGGTTCGCGTCTTCCGCTTGAAGAAAAATCCGTCTCGGATTTTATAAAAGATGCAGGCGATGAATTCGATAAAATCTTTGAAGAAGGCAGAGATCCTTCCCCTGTAAAAAAAGAATTTTTAAGGTTCGTCGCTTATTCTTTAAAAAAATTAAGTTAG
- a CDS encoding STAS domain-containing protein: MEMTIRKSGEVYIVDVLGEMDLYNSYKLKDLISKMIEKDIKAFVINLDKVDYIDSSGIGVLIYICTTVKKADLQLAITNVHGSVQKVISLTKLNVFFPIVDTVDNAVEKLSDPDKKDD; the protein is encoded by the coding sequence ATGGAAATGACTATCCGTAAAAGCGGCGAAGTATATATTGTTGACGTACTCGGCGAAATGGATCTGTACAATTCATATAAATTAAAAGATCTCATATCCAAAATGATCGAAAAAGACATAAAAGCTTTTGTGATCAATTTGGACAAGGTCGATTATATAGACTCTTCGGGGATCGGAGTTCTTATCTACATATGCACTACCGTAAAAAAAGCCGATCTTCAGCTTGCGATAACCAACGTGCACGGTTCCGTTCAAAAAGTTATAAGCCTTACTAAATTAAACGTATTTTTTCCCATAGTCGATACCGTAGATAATGCGGTTGAAAAATTAAGCGATCCGGATAAAAAAGATGACTGA
- a CDS encoding transcriptional regulator — protein sequence MNDMNSDHDFSKAYNKALVHEIQSLLNPGEASLISFADVKELLKPQNESYEGIKTVPVASIVGSEDRYRDFDKEFFPKNLHLKSRWESIDNAINSGITLPPINLYEVGGLYFVRDGNHRVSVAKAQGIEFIDAEVVSLKTEIKLKPGQSYKKIKKQVINYEKRVFYSETAFGDITDYWCLDFSAPGQYDVIYNHILAHKNYMNQNHAQETGMPDVIMSWYTSVYTPIIQLISKKHILKRFPGRTQSDLYVWFIKYWDELKKKFGEDYALDKTVTEFSKKYGMGFFQRLKNIMEHLSLKK from the coding sequence ATGAACGATATGAACTCGGACCATGATTTTTCAAAAGCCTATAACAAAGCTCTTGTACATGAAATTCAAAGTCTCTTAAATCCGGGCGAAGCTTCTTTAATATCCTTTGCGGACGTAAAAGAACTGTTAAAACCGCAAAATGAAAGCTACGAGGGCATAAAAACCGTTCCGGTAGCGTCGATAGTCGGCAGCGAAGACCGTTACAGAGATTTTGACAAAGAATTTTTCCCAAAAAACTTACATTTAAAATCCAGGTGGGAAAGTATTGACAACGCGATCAACAGCGGAATAACTCTGCCGCCCATAAATCTGTACGAGGTCGGAGGATTGTATTTTGTAAGGGACGGGAATCACCGTGTGTCCGTGGCAAAAGCTCAGGGAATAGAATTTATCGACGCGGAAGTGGTCAGCCTTAAAACCGAAATAAAGTTAAAGCCGGGACAATCTTATAAAAAAATAAAGAAACAAGTCATAAACTATGAAAAACGGGTGTTTTATTCGGAAACCGCCTTCGGCGACATAACCGACTACTGGTGCCTGGATTTTTCCGCGCCGGGTCAATACGACGTTATTTACAATCACATACTTGCGCATAAAAATTACATGAACCAAAACCATGCCCAAGAAACAGGCATGCCGGATGTGATCATGTCTTGGTACACAAGCGTTTACACGCCGATCATCCAGCTCATAAGTAAAAAACACATACTCAAGCGCTTTCCCGGAAGAACGCAAAGCGATTTATATGTGTGGTTTATAAAATATTGGGACGAACTTAAGAAAAAATTCGGCGAAGACTATGCTTTGGATAAAACCGTAACGGAATTTTCGAAAAAATACGGGATGGGCTTTTTTCAACGTTTAAAAAACATAATGGAACATCTAAGTTTGAAAAAGTAG
- a CDS encoding polysaccharide biosynthesis protein — protein MTDRSNGNSRLYIIGAGFAGQMIANDIKRKKIFGRVAAFLDDDKSLIGTEIDGIPVLGPINNMASLLRCSRDDKAIIAIPAATVERIKNIYEILIKNGFGNIKILPSVSQIVDGSAHLVQAREIDPLDILGRTPITIPLSKSLSYLRGKRVLITGAGGSIGSELSRQLLSGGAERLYLFGHGENSIYQIDRELRLLQSEGVGEKATIVPIIGDMKDREYIRYIIAQTRCDVIFHCAAYKHVPMMEENPVAAIENNVFGTKNLLDSAIENKVNRFVLISTDKAVSPVSVYGCSKMICEKLVFEASKKAANKSAFMFVRFGNVLGSRGSILPLFMEQIKNGGPVTVTDQAMERFFMTIPEACSLVLQTGGVGENGAAYLLDMGEPVKILTLAQQIVKFSGLEPYKDIDIKIICPRKGERNVEPLWLEEESPVPTKYKKILELKNINGLTVPVEKLLEDLLPICVYDKKNAKFYRSKEKLTEILCNAIPSLKGKL, from the coding sequence ATGACAGATCGTTCAAACGGCAATTCGCGGCTGTACATAATAGGCGCGGGTTTTGCCGGTCAGATGATTGCAAACGATATAAAACGCAAAAAGATTTTCGGCCGCGTGGCGGCGTTTCTGGATGACGACAAGTCGCTCATAGGGACAGAGATAGACGGAATTCCTGTTTTAGGGCCGATAAACAATATGGCTTCTCTATTGCGCTGCAGCCGCGACGACAAGGCGATTATAGCCATTCCAGCCGCTACCGTTGAGAGAATAAAAAACATCTATGAAATTCTCATAAAAAACGGATTCGGGAATATAAAAATCCTTCCGTCCGTAAGTCAGATCGTAGACGGATCCGCCCACTTGGTTCAGGCAAGAGAAATCGATCCTCTAGATATTCTCGGAAGGACTCCCATAACGATTCCGCTTTCAAAAAGCCTTTCCTACCTTCGCGGTAAAAGGGTTCTCATCACCGGCGCAGGAGGTTCCATAGGCTCCGAACTTTCACGGCAGCTATTGTCGGGCGGAGCTGAAAGGCTTTATCTGTTCGGCCACGGTGAAAATTCCATATATCAGATAGACAGGGAATTGCGCCTTTTACAATCCGAAGGCGTAGGAGAAAAAGCGACGATCGTGCCTATAATCGGCGACATGAAAGACAGAGAATACATAAGATACATAATAGCGCAAACGCGATGCGACGTTATTTTTCACTGCGCGGCGTATAAACATGTTCCGATGATGGAAGAAAATCCTGTTGCGGCGATAGAAAATAACGTGTTCGGAACGAAGAACTTGCTTGATTCGGCCATTGAAAACAAGGTTAATCGATTTGTGCTGATTTCCACGGACAAGGCCGTAAGCCCGGTTTCGGTTTACGGCTGTTCCAAGATGATTTGCGAAAAACTCGTATTCGAAGCGTCAAAAAAAGCCGCAAACAAGAGCGCGTTCATGTTCGTAAGATTCGGGAACGTCTTGGGATCCAGAGGATCGATTCTTCCGCTTTTTATGGAACAGATAAAAAACGGAGGGCCTGTAACCGTTACGGATCAGGCGATGGAACGTTTTTTTATGACCATTCCGGAAGCGTGTTCGTTAGTTTTGCAGACAGGCGGAGTCGGAGAAAACGGAGCGGCCTATCTGTTGGACATGGGCGAACCGGTAAAAATTCTCACGCTCGCACAACAGATCGTAAAATTCAGCGGTCTTGAGCCTTATAAAGATATAGACATAAAGATCATCTGCCCGCGGAAAGGCGAAAGAAACGTAGAACCTCTCTGGCTGGAAGAAGAAAGTCCGGTTCCCACAAAATACAAAAAGATCCTTGAACTTAAAAACATAAACGGATTGACCGTTCCCGTTGAAAAATTACTGGAAGATCTTTTGCCGATATGCGTGTACGACAAAAAAAATGCGAAATTCTATCGCAGCAAAGAAAAACTTACAGAAATTCTTTGCAATGCGATTCCGTCTTTAAAAGGAAAACTATGA
- a CDS encoding (2Fe-2S)-binding protein, whose product MKLQIKLNGQNQALDASPDASLAEVLRSLHLFSIKKSGQNGSGSSCTILLNGKPVPGDIIPIAVLKNANIVTLEHFMQTEDYKDIKEGFEQEGINLCGYCNAGKIFTAWDIIQTYKRPTAEEIEAAVSGMSFCCTNKKAYITGIRRSISLRTKRIGNMRNGRR is encoded by the coding sequence ATGAAATTACAGATAAAATTAAACGGACAAAACCAAGCGCTTGACGCTTCTCCAGATGCGTCGCTTGCGGAAGTTTTAAGAAGTCTTCACTTATTTTCAATAAAAAAATCGGGACAAAACGGAAGCGGAAGTTCCTGCACGATACTTTTAAACGGCAAGCCCGTTCCCGGCGACATAATACCCATAGCCGTACTGAAAAACGCAAATATAGTTACGCTTGAGCATTTTATGCAGACGGAAGATTACAAGGACATAAAAGAAGGTTTTGAGCAAGAAGGAATAAACTTGTGCGGTTATTGCAACGCGGGAAAAATTTTTACGGCGTGGGACATAATTCAAACTTACAAAAGGCCTACCGCCGAAGAAATTGAAGCTGCCGTATCGGGAATGAGTTTTTGCTGCACAAACAAAAAAGCATACATAACAGGCATAAGGCGATCAATATCGCTGAGAACAAAGCGAATAGGAAATATGAGAAATGGACGAAGATAA
- a CDS encoding SPOR domain-containing protein, with amino-acid sequence MKKIFIHIITVLLAGMFFMGFSPSVDGRAVVADKDVLPAGLFCKTIGYLPGDSVNVINPVNGRSADILVLGSLDPSEGVAILLSPEAATELGIEKNANNLVKLTKRTGGMDEQVFGTATIARGEGEKIAETAEAEPFVSETVDAETVGEGETIFAPLETVEDVNIAEEDNEDIEVEEISTEEIPPVEKVLTEDVLLASSDTNVESEKVDDEVVNDIMPPSDISDSAVKADAVTVDGENNIVPVEEAVSDAEMPDTAKNDMLAAETAEPVPETAESSVEPVLEEPFIAEEIPPSVIAAEEPVNPDETPGSAVFEEPEVSVIVPEEDQGEVYAPIVLVPSTENPPDGKAPKPVEKDDYAENAFAKTPQEEAPFKDTDSKTATAPVSTEEFASYTVASLNDLKSGKYYVQISVLKEPENIRKLINTYKGNYPLVMVPLASGGANQMLVGPLERDEYNTVLAKFKANGFKDAFLRKIR; translated from the coding sequence ATGAAAAAAATATTCATACATATAATTACCGTACTCTTGGCAGGAATGTTTTTTATGGGTTTTAGTCCTTCCGTAGACGGACGCGCAGTGGTTGCGGATAAAGATGTTTTGCCTGCAGGACTTTTTTGTAAGACGATAGGATACTTGCCCGGCGACAGCGTGAACGTGATTAATCCCGTAAACGGAAGATCTGCGGATATTCTTGTTTTGGGTTCCCTTGATCCTTCGGAAGGCGTCGCGATTCTTTTGTCGCCGGAAGCCGCGACTGAACTCGGAATCGAAAAAAATGCAAACAACCTTGTAAAACTCACCAAGCGTACGGGAGGAATGGACGAGCAGGTTTTCGGAACAGCGACTATCGCGCGCGGAGAAGGTGAAAAGATTGCGGAAACAGCCGAAGCGGAACCTTTCGTTTCCGAAACGGTGGACGCCGAAACAGTAGGCGAGGGGGAGACGATTTTTGCGCCTCTCGAAACAGTTGAAGATGTAAATATCGCCGAAGAAGATAATGAAGATATTGAAGTAGAAGAAATCTCCACGGAAGAAATTCCTCCTGTAGAAAAAGTTCTTACGGAAGACGTGTTGCTTGCAAGTTCAGATACGAATGTTGAATCTGAAAAAGTGGATGATGAAGTTGTAAACGATATTATGCCCCCCTCGGACATAAGCGATTCTGCTGTCAAAGCCGATGCGGTTACTGTGGACGGTGAAAATAACATAGTTCCCGTTGAAGAAGCCGTAAGCGACGCAGAAATGCCCGACACTGCAAAAAACGATATGCTTGCCGCCGAAACGGCTGAACCCGTTCCTGAAACGGCCGAATCTTCCGTTGAACCTGTGCTCGAAGAGCCTTTTATCGCCGAAGAGATCCCTCCTTCCGTTATTGCCGCCGAGGAGCCCGTCAATCCTGATGAAACTCCCGGATCTGCGGTTTTTGAAGAACCCGAAGTGAGCGTTATCGTCCCTGAAGAAGATCAGGGAGAAGTCTACGCTCCCATAGTTTTAGTTCCTTCGACGGAAAATCCTCCCGACGGCAAAGCCCCTAAACCCGTTGAAAAAGACGATTATGCGGAGAATGCTTTTGCAAAAACGCCTCAGGAGGAAGCACCTTTCAAAGATACGGATTCCAAAACGGCGACCGCTCCCGTTTCCACCGAAGAATTTGCTTCTTACACGGTGGCAAGCCTCAATGATCTTAAAAGCGGAAAATACTATGTGCAGATTTCGGTACTGAAAGAGCCGGAGAATATCAGAAAACTTATAAACACTTATAAGGGAAATTATCCGCTTGTAATGGTTCCTTTGGCAAGCGGGGGGGCAAATCAAATGCTTGTAGGGCCCCTTGAGCGTGACGAGTACAATACGGTATTGGCTAAATTCAAGGCTAACGGATTTAAGGACGCCTTTCTTCGTAAGATACGCTGA
- a CDS encoding DegT/DnrJ/EryC1/StrS family aminotransferase, translating into MADQNNQVAFSRPSLGKEEENAVLSVMRSGWLTTGKYALQFENDFSSFLMQNDKKNDKGKDSIISLAVNSNTSGMILAMEACGVGQGTAIITTPYTFVSTAMCARHLGADVYFADIEKDSYSIDPEKVEEILLKDKERRIRAIVPVHIAGNVCNMKKIIHLAKKHNVKVIEDAAHAFPSCTKEGYAGTIGDIGVFSFYVTKTMTTAEGGMVTTRDAELAKRMTVMRMHGMDRSAWDRYTSPKASWEYDIVAQGYKFNLPDILAAIGIEQLKKAQKFYEKRKEIAEFYNEAFSNLDFIKLPPTGEGNAWHLYLLRISDQNLKIGRNAFAKELQNRGIGISVHFIPLFHFTYWKNLYADFTADNFPNAEKQYSQTISIPLWPKMSGSDVQKVINAVKSIGENSHA; encoded by the coding sequence ATGGCCGATCAAAACAATCAAGTGGCATTTTCGCGCCCCTCGCTGGGCAAAGAAGAAGAAAACGCGGTTCTGAGCGTTATGAGATCGGGATGGCTCACTACGGGAAAATACGCGCTTCAATTTGAAAACGACTTTTCATCATTTTTAATGCAAAACGACAAAAAAAACGATAAAGGCAAGGACAGTATTATTTCTCTTGCGGTAAACAGCAATACAAGCGGAATGATCCTAGCGATGGAAGCATGCGGAGTCGGACAGGGAACGGCGATAATAACCACGCCTTACACCTTCGTGTCCACGGCAATGTGCGCCAGGCATTTGGGCGCGGACGTATATTTTGCAGACATTGAAAAAGATTCTTACAGCATAGATCCTGAAAAAGTCGAAGAAATTCTTTTAAAAGACAAAGAACGTCGTATCCGCGCAATCGTTCCGGTGCACATAGCCGGCAATGTCTGCAACATGAAAAAGATCATACATCTTGCAAAAAAACACAACGTAAAAGTCATAGAAGATGCGGCGCATGCTTTTCCGTCATGTACAAAAGAAGGATATGCCGGAACCATAGGCGACATAGGAGTGTTTTCTTTTTACGTGACAAAGACCATGACCACCGCCGAAGGCGGCATGGTAACAACGCGCGATGCCGAACTTGCAAAGCGAATGACCGTCATGAGGATGCACGGAATGGACAGGAGCGCATGGGACCGCTATACGTCGCCTAAGGCGTCTTGGGAATACGACATAGTAGCCCAAGGATATAAATTCAATCTTCCGGACATTCTTGCCGCGATCGGCATAGAACAGCTTAAAAAAGCTCAAAAATTTTATGAAAAACGAAAAGAGATCGCGGAATTTTACAATGAAGCTTTTTCAAACCTTGACTTTATAAAGCTCCCTCCGACAGGAGAAGGCAACGCATGGCATTTGTATCTTTTAAGGATCTCGGATCAAAATCTTAAAATCGGACGGAACGCATTCGCCAAAGAATTGCAGAACAGGGGAATCGGAATCTCAGTGCATTTTATTCCCCTGTTTCATTTTACATACTGGAAAAACCTTTACGCCGATTTTACGGCGGATAATTTTCCGAATGCGGAAAAACAGTATTCACAGACGATATCCATTCCGTTGTGGCCGAAAATGAGCGGAAGCGACGTGCAAAAAGTTATAAATGCCGTAAAATCAATCGGAGAAAACTCACATGCTTAA
- the queA gene encoding tRNA preQ1(34) S-adenosylmethionine ribosyltransferase-isomerase QueA, giving the protein MILSDFNFELPQELVAQYPSKIRGQDKLMELERKTGRVFHHSMEDLCDLIPRDALMIFNDSRVRRARLYAVKQSTGRRQEFMFLNQSDSEGLIWKVMVRNAKKQRPGMTYVFPDGLCGTIIENEKFSGSEFRSIKLDSAIDEAWFEKNGHIPLPPYIRRSDDESDGERYQNVYAKTVGSAACPTAGLHFTQATLKKLYDKGIEREFITLHVGLGTFLPVREHNIEDHKMHEEVFSISEDVAEKINKAKKDLRPIVAVGTTSVRTLESACDENGLVLSGTRKTDIFIYPGFKFKVTDILFTNFHTPESTLLMLVCAFADTKNVLSAYRTAVENKYRFFSYGDAMLIR; this is encoded by the coding sequence ATGATATTATCGGATTTTAATTTTGAACTGCCGCAAGAACTTGTCGCTCAATATCCGTCGAAGATCCGCGGGCAGGATAAGCTTATGGAATTGGAACGCAAAACGGGGAGAGTTTTTCATCATAGTATGGAAGACCTTTGCGACTTGATTCCTCGCGACGCCCTCATGATCTTTAACGATTCTCGTGTGAGAAGGGCGCGCCTTTACGCCGTAAAGCAGTCTACCGGCCGCCGGCAGGAATTTATGTTTTTAAATCAATCGGACAGCGAAGGACTGATCTGGAAGGTAATGGTTCGGAACGCTAAAAAGCAAAGGCCGGGAATGACCTATGTTTTTCCGGACGGGCTTTGCGGAACGATAATTGAAAACGAAAAATTTTCCGGAAGCGAATTTCGTTCCATAAAACTTGATTCCGCGATCGATGAAGCTTGGTTTGAAAAAAACGGACATATCCCCTTGCCGCCTTATATTCGCCGAAGCGACGACGAGAGTGACGGCGAGCGCTATCAAAATGTTTATGCCAAAACGGTGGGCAGCGCCGCCTGTCCGACGGCAGGCTTGCACTTTACTCAAGCCACGCTTAAAAAACTTTACGATAAGGGAATAGAGCGGGAATTTATTACGTTGCACGTGGGGCTCGGAACGTTTCTTCCCGTGCGCGAGCATAATATCGAAGACCACAAGATGCATGAGGAAGTATTTTCCATCTCGGAAGACGTTGCCGAAAAAATCAATAAGGCAAAAAAAGATTTACGCCCTATCGTTGCGGTAGGAACGACGTCCGTGCGTACTCTTGAGTCGGCCTGCGACGAAAACGGTCTTGTGCTTTCAGGAACCCGAAAAACCGATATATTTATTTATCCGGGATTTAAATTTAAAGTAACGGATATTCTTTTTACTAATTTTCATACTCCCGAATCTACACTTTTAATGCTGGTTTGCGCTTTTGCCGATACAAAAAATGTTTTGTCCGCTTATCGAACTGCGGTAGAAAACAAATACCGATTTTTTTCTTACGGAGACGCTATGCTTATCCGCTAA